The following coding sequences are from one Malaciobacter pacificus window:
- a CDS encoding uracil-DNA glycosylase: MYNFNMTKLVKYKILNQLNYLKSIGFKYHENLELFSPDIKNYKLPNNIEELKNICEHCHLCELSKTRKNVLFAYGNRYSNIMLITDEPTNSEDELGLFYSGKTGDLLKNMIENVLKVQKEDLYLTSLVKCKSNSGINSSNVETCNDYLLKQIELVNPKLIVVLGDKTYSYLLNNSNDFSQVRGKELSFNGIKLIATYSATFLLRNPSFKKDAYYDMLKIKNIMENLI; this comes from the coding sequence TTGTACAATTTTAACATGACAAAATTAGTTAAATACAAAATTTTAAATCAATTGAATTATTTAAAATCAATAGGTTTTAAGTATCATGAAAACTTAGAACTATTTTCACCTGATATTAAAAATTATAAATTACCAAACAATATTGAAGAATTAAAAAATATATGTGAACATTGTCATTTGTGTGAATTGTCAAAAACTAGAAAAAATGTATTATTTGCTTACGGAAATAGGTATTCAAATATTATGTTGATAACTGATGAACCCACTAATAGTGAAGATGAACTAGGTTTATTTTATAGTGGTAAAACAGGTGACCTTTTAAAAAATATGATTGAAAATGTTTTAAAAGTTCAAAAAGAGGATTTATATTTAACAAGTTTAGTAAAGTGTAAGAGTAATTCTGGAATTAATAGTTCAAATGTCGAGACTTGTAATGATTATTTATTAAAACAAATTGAGTTAGTAAATCCTAAATTAATTGTGGTTTTAGGAGATAAAACCTATTCTTATTTATTGAATAATAGCAATGATTTTTCTCAAGTAAGAGGAAAAGAGTTAAGTTTTAACGGTATAAAACTAATTGCTACTTATTCAGCAACTTTTTTACTTAGAAATCCATCTTTTAAGAAAGATGCTTATTATGATATGTTGAAAATTAAAAATATAATGGAGAATTTAATTTGA
- the aspS gene encoding aspartate--tRNA ligase, whose protein sequence is MRTHYCTDVTEKNIGETVTVAGWVNSRRDHGGIIFIDLRDKGGIVQLVADPQDSQEALNIAETVRDEFVLVATGKVRARGEGLENPNLKTGKIEIILDKLVIENRSKPMPFDLNDEKVNDEIKLRNRFLELRSTKSYEIFQLRSKAAIQVRNTLDELGFLDVETPILTKSTPEGARDYLVPSRVHPGEFYALPQSPQLFKQLLMVSGFDKYFQIAKCFRDEDLRADRQPEFTQIDVEMSFCDQEDVIKVAEKLIYDVFTKCGKTVPETFPRMRYWDAMETYGSDKPDTRFEMPLVDVIDIFAKSTNEIFADIAKDKKNNRIKALKCPNGDNIFSKRQMKGFEDYVRKFGAKGLGYFQMKEDGLKGPLTKFFSEADLDEIVKVTELEVGDVVFFGAGEKKTVWDYMGRFRLYLAETMDIIPADKYEFLWVVDFPMFEVEDGRTKALHHPFTMPKSLEDTSDLEAIESIAYDIVLNGTELGGGSIRIHKEEIQAKVFELMGISDEEAREKFGFLLDALQYGAPSHGGFAMGLDRMIMLLAGTDSIRDVIAFPKTQKAQCLLTQAPSEVDAEQLKELSLRIRKPITE, encoded by the coding sequence TTGAGAACACATTATTGTACTGACGTAACTGAAAAAAACATTGGTGAAACTGTAACTGTTGCTGGTTGGGTAAACAGTAGAAGGGATCACGGTGGAATTATATTCATTGACTTAAGAGATAAAGGTGGTATCGTTCAATTAGTAGCTGATCCACAAGATAGTCAAGAAGCATTAAACATAGCAGAAACTGTAAGAGACGAGTTTGTATTAGTAGCAACAGGAAAAGTAAGAGCTAGAGGTGAAGGTTTAGAAAACCCTAATTTAAAAACTGGAAAAATCGAAATTATTTTAGATAAATTAGTTATTGAAAATAGATCTAAGCCTATGCCATTTGATTTAAATGATGAAAAAGTAAATGATGAAATTAAATTAAGAAATAGATTTTTAGAGTTAAGATCAACAAAATCATATGAAATTTTCCAATTAAGAAGTAAAGCAGCTATTCAAGTTAGAAATACTTTAGATGAATTAGGTTTCTTAGATGTTGAAACTCCAATTTTAACAAAATCTACACCAGAAGGTGCAAGAGACTATTTAGTACCATCAAGAGTACACCCAGGTGAGTTTTATGCATTACCTCAATCTCCACAATTATTCAAACAACTTTTAATGGTATCTGGATTTGATAAATATTTCCAAATTGCTAAATGTTTTAGAGATGAAGATTTAAGAGCTGATAGACAACCTGAATTTACTCAAATAGACGTTGAGATGTCTTTTTGTGACCAAGAAGATGTAATCAAAGTTGCTGAAAAATTAATTTACGATGTGTTTACAAAATGTGGAAAAACAGTTCCTGAAACATTTCCAAGAATGAGATACTGGGATGCAATGGAAACTTATGGTTCTGATAAACCTGATACAAGATTTGAAATGCCATTGGTAGATGTAATTGATATTTTTGCAAAATCTACAAATGAAATTTTCGCTGATATTGCAAAAGATAAAAAGAACAACAGAATCAAAGCACTTAAATGTCCAAATGGGGATAATATCTTCTCTAAAAGACAAATGAAAGGTTTTGAAGATTACGTTAGAAAATTTGGAGCTAAAGGTTTAGGTTACTTCCAAATGAAAGAGGATGGATTAAAAGGTCCATTAACAAAATTCTTCTCTGAAGCTGATTTAGATGAGATTGTAAAAGTTACAGAACTTGAAGTTGGTGATGTAGTATTCTTTGGAGCAGGTGAGAAAAAAACTGTATGGGATTACATGGGAAGATTTAGACTTTATTTAGCTGAGACTATGGATATTATTCCAGCTGATAAATATGAGTTCTTATGGGTTGTTGATTTCCCAATGTTTGAAGTTGAAGATGGAAGAACAAAAGCACTTCACCACCCATTTACAATGCCAAAATCTTTAGAAGATACAAGTGATTTAGAAGCTATTGAATCAATTGCTTATGATATTGTATTAAATGGTACTGAGCTTGGTGGTGGAAGTATTAGAATTCACAAAGAAGAGATTCAAGCAAAAGTATTTGAACTTATGGGAATCTCTGATGAAGAAGCTAGAGAGAAATTTGGATTCTTATTAGATGCACTTCAATATGGGGCTCCAAGTCATGGTGGATTTGCAATGGGTCTTGATAGAATGATTATGTTACTTGCAGGAACTGATTCTATTAGAGATGTAATTGCATTCCCTAAAACTCAAAAAGCTCAATGTCTATTAACTCAAGCACCTTCAGAAGTTGATGCTGAGCAGTTAAAAGAATTAAGCTTAAGAATTAGAAAACCTATTACTGAATAG